A single window of Nitrospirota bacterium DNA harbors:
- a CDS encoding DUF4388 domain-containing protein, whose product MSLEGQLEDLGLSDILQILSLSKRSGELSIKRKEETGYVFFSKGQIIFGSLPSRGSFGSLLVKKGVVPKETLEKAISLQKANSVKKPIGTILYELGASKELIERELRYHITNVVKEFFSWKKGFFHFDLGSPGDGSIVLSTGMSAEYLLLEGARISDEEAREGKSPDESGGQLDEKLLETPSEPNRNFQEEIQKENALENTSQEPEQGHRKDLQLLNAMIDELSSPSSGGEIILLILRFASEILNRTLIFLIKQNAIMGWGQCGVVLPGKTPDDEIRKIKIPLSEESVFKISLETKSRFKGRLEKNKWNSEVISHLGGDWPEEVMVAPIMSEGKMIAFLYGDNVPLNNGIGETEGLETFIKVAGFAFGKMKAEKKGQK is encoded by the coding sequence ATGAGTTTAGAGGGACAGCTGGAGGATCTCGGTCTTTCCGATATTCTCCAGATTTTAAGTTTAAGCAAAAGATCCGGCGAACTTTCCATTAAGCGGAAAGAAGAAACCGGATATGTTTTTTTCAGTAAAGGTCAGATTATTTTTGGCAGCTTGCCCTCCCGCGGATCATTCGGCTCCTTGCTGGTAAAAAAAGGGGTGGTCCCAAAAGAAACACTCGAAAAAGCCATTTCTCTTCAAAAAGCAAACAGCGTCAAAAAACCGATCGGGACAATTCTGTACGAACTGGGGGCCAGCAAAGAATTGATTGAAAGGGAATTACGTTACCATATTACCAACGTCGTGAAAGAATTTTTTAGCTGGAAAAAGGGATTTTTCCATTTCGATCTGGGATCTCCCGGTGATGGATCTATTGTTCTTTCAACCGGGATGAGCGCTGAATACCTGTTGTTGGAGGGAGCAAGAATTTCCGATGAGGAGGCAAGAGAAGGAAAATCCCCCGATGAATCCGGCGGGCAGCTTGACGAGAAACTCCTGGAAACACCGTCAGAGCCAAACCGTAATTTTCAAGAGGAAATTCAGAAGGAAAACGCGTTAGAAAATACCTCTCAGGAGCCGGAGCAGGGACATCGAAAAGATTTGCAACTTCTGAACGCCATGATCGATGAATTATCCTCGCCCTCTTCGGGCGGAGAAATTATTTTGCTGATCCTTCGTTTCGCGAGCGAAATTTTGAACCGGACGCTTATTTTTTTGATCAAGCAAAATGCAATTATGGGATGGGGGCAGTGTGGCGTTGTTTTACCCGGGAAAACGCCTGATGATGAGATCCGGAAAATTAAAATACCCTTATCCGAGGAATCCGTTTTTAAAATCTCTTTAGAGACAAAAAGCCGTTTTAAAGGGAGATTAGAAAAAAATAAATGGAATTCAGAGGTCATCAGTCATCTGGGGGGCGATTGGCCCGAAGAGGTAATGGTTGCCCCTATTATGAGTGAAGGGAAAATGATTGCTTTTCTTTATGGAGATAATGTCCCCTTAAATAACGGGATCGGTGAAACGGAGGGGCTTGAAACGTTTATTAAAGTGGCTGGTTTTGCGTTTGGAAAAATGAAGGCGGAGAAAAAAGGCCAGAAATAA
- a CDS encoding phosphoribosylaminoimidazolesuccinocarboxamide synthase, with protein sequence MIKKEMIYEGKAKKLYLTDDPELIIQFFKDDATAFNALKKGTILNKGVFNNQISERLFNLLEKEGIPTHFVKRLNDREMLSKYIKIIPIEVVVRNVAAGSLSKRLGIEEGKSLEFPLIEFYLKNDALGDPLINDHHVELLHLTTKENLKTIEKLALKINQVLTKFFDSRNLILVDFKLEFGFFHDQIVLGDEICPDTCRLWDKTSLEKMDKDRFRRDMGKVEEAYQEVYRRVTS encoded by the coding sequence ATGATTAAAAAAGAGATGATTTATGAAGGCAAGGCCAAAAAGCTTTATTTAACCGATGACCCGGAACTCATTATTCAGTTTTTTAAGGATGATGCGACGGCTTTTAATGCCCTAAAAAAAGGGACCATTCTTAACAAAGGGGTTTTTAATAATCAAATCAGCGAAAGGTTGTTTAATCTTCTTGAGAAGGAAGGGATCCCCACCCATTTTGTAAAACGATTAAACGACCGCGAAATGTTAAGCAAGTATATCAAGATCATTCCTATAGAAGTTGTTGTCCGAAACGTCGCGGCAGGCAGTTTATCCAAACGGCTTGGCATCGAAGAAGGGAAATCGCTTGAATTCCCGCTCATCGAATTTTATTTAAAGAATGACGCGCTGGGAGATCCTTTGATCAATGACCACCACGTTGAGCTTTTACATTTAACGACGAAAGAGAATTTAAAAACGATTGAAAAACTGGCTTTGAAGATCAATCAGGTTTTAACAAAGTTTTTTGATTCCAGAAATCTTATTCTGGTTGATTTTAAACTTGAATTCGGGTTTTTTCATGATCAAATCGTTTTAGGGGATGAAATTTGCCCCGATACCTGCAGGTTATGGGACAAGACCTCGCTTGAGAAGATGGATAAAGACCGCTTTAGGAGAGATATGGGGAAGGTGGAGGAGGCGTATCAGGAAGTCTACCGCCGCGTCACCTCCTGA
- the purS gene encoding phosphoribosylformylglycinamidine synthase subunit PurS: MKIEIHVTPKKGILDPQGKAVHHALESLGYSGLSEVRIGKLIQMEVKDSNPPLSPAVIKEMCEKLLANTVVEDYTFKII; the protein is encoded by the coding sequence ATGAAAATTGAAATTCACGTGACGCCCAAAAAGGGGATCCTGGATCCCCAGGGGAAAGCCGTTCACCACGCTTTAGAAAGTTTAGGTTATTCCGGTTTATCGGAAGTCCGCATCGGAAAATTGATTCAAATGGAAGTCAAAGATTCAAATCCTCCTCTAAGTCCTGCCGTCATCAAAGAAATGTGTGAAAAGCTTCTGGCCAACACCGTGGTGGAAGACTACACGTTTAAAATTATCTGA